Proteins encoded together in one Drosophila albomicans strain 15112-1751.03 chromosome 2R, ASM965048v2, whole genome shotgun sequence window:
- the LOC117574288 gene encoding serine-rich adhesin for platelets isoform X2, which produces MCSASVGTESSVTLQLRDGNARASVSTNVDALELASSRPEATATATETAATTNPTKTKTSATVATPSSSSVTVLEASSASASVLENALTIGYPDPDMLADVLGTIQTASLKNRLGNSNNSNNNNNNNDSCKKSSNKNTANRNSAPTILNTNSGAYLNNPNKITITRRSSSNKINVQTVSAATNTTISSISGSKTNYIKNCLIRSSSCSNTATNVTTLAQIMSNSSTSSAASLLSQHNNNSNCSNSSNFSNASSVGSSISVGSVSSSTSTNSNSNSNSNSNSNDSSSGHSGHSSSFKSNSRNVPGIVTAAASTNTTATGIGIVTVDTAPRKSRPKLSSPTRHGPQQCQICSKIFGNASALAKHKLTHSDERKYICSLCSKAFKRQDHLNGHMMTHRNKKPYECKADGCGKSYCDARSLRRHSENHHGGVTAQANNTLSATSAGAICSGQMSGQISSSSSSCSSTASSNGNAVTNSLSLSPATASGDASSPDGATCIRTYISTGSTVVDAATGIALSDEQIKAMNLPIKTGVTLLSPTTSVSSNVSSTASSSGCSSGGSNSNVSVNISSSGSVSASVSGKTSSNTTTVAASSPTIMLSDGTMLEGEGLTREQLDLISKIMQQTKQTSAQVTVSSPTSVSSYKINTETTPIQTRPRTWNMQLLNNAQNVTVTVEDGTDLITTAGSSSACSGSPEDVKEDDLNQQIVAAINPHLLNIVKIDKPVECNLCHRKFKNIPALNGHMRLHGGYFKKDPETKRSEKKDVSGPPLQTASIGVRALIEEKIISKRKDISKGSFVVPAPPSSSSNCGGGGGLGVVAGTGGVCGVAITGASSQSNSCLRRSVSDVESFLNAKSSTNSINNANSSTTTAVLPAATTIKSSNGLSIQQIDLPQSIEIFSGGQRQPKTLSLGSGANTITITTNNVPTTTTMSALTALKGGSNLSGGVANHADPKDSTLIELLKRGTRIAVTSKKTQFQSQTSTNMLLSNVAGTELTTIGSSVQTGRQIITNKNRTVIIPSDVHVVSTKSKVIPSSSSSCSGASNSTNVINSSSNACSTSSISFSDGTPLSLSIAPNQESITSLGDSSSITSRGGGVYTVTYTSDADASDLFDDGEVYNVSDTEMLLQTVDTMELLNEDEDDPQTNTNEHSDNFALLSETTDADHAGHAHQLVKLEPETGQSTQVKHTTPLPTFQQFHSKELIMQNSSQIQAIANMRGNSGTLGVLASPLHSPLAYPTPPSSHENVAQSSPFIEDAAAQFVDATHSFFGDKTDFSHVYFKTDESQSLHHAELSDNDNEKILKLKSVLEESSFDPSIKVEDLLNNTEDDAECDLHEFAETNLSFLDEDQEFLNDSRNATSPLSESFFTSGIGSAEDVKQVLREVLPDENMQLHLSSEQQGENIIDLYYLPGLGLQSQMMPNSDDPLLSSSPREFGQQRQIAFQGSSSTTVTVQAAEPLQATTMLYEQTPSDHQQQRQQQEQQRQDQQMEQILPQQAVIQSDQMQSQQQPQQQQQQSEFMLPAFNQVACHTTYLDATQPTIPMTLQPLNSLLQPLIYSNISGEKQEFNMPLNSRTGGHETVLDASLLFGCVDGDGNKPVNATDTVTSLPAVVPSSVSAVSAAGSISNLQPLSNQTNSILKRRLRSNGAQDMHKLSKFHTLSPHRSKLRKPSRTHYTPAPILNPDRKGTGLYCNVRKQLGQGIFDNFDDDFGDPVGLVDFSDESKVNLGSTYQAQIPAWKPPEEFMKEPSTSCGADLMWDPNVQLDDKILMRYIDLSKSSAVPMGSHSEEMALQTLLDAKGNSAAAVLTLLQMQSSAFQMKWTAFELEQFLRGLEKHGKDFAKITSELCTKTSGECVQMYYFWKKLCVDYKVSHLKMEPVVTSNHAVEQKPYVCEIAACSASFSSKAALHGHVRIHAYGRNASNSNSNNNNHNNHNSNNQHATAINANNNNNNGNSNNNHSTSNSISIHSSNPCTTQTSSIIAITTTAITNTNNGMAVVSNNSNNNNSLLAGSSSLNSTLLLTAAPKTLPATKDCSNSNNSSNGNGTSNIAKDSEFPCKVCGKVFNKVKSRSAHMKTHRVQEAEHSTNSKQQSPSNGNLPAIIAVSAASSSVLVMASTSS; this is translated from the exons ATGTGCAGTGCGTCTGTTGGCACTGAGAGTTCTGTGACTCTGCAATTGAGAGATGGCAACGCGCGTGCTAGTGTGAGTACAAATGTGGATGCCTTGGAGCTAGCGAGCAGTAGGCCAGaggcgacagcaacagcaacagaaacagcagcaacaacaaacccaacgaaaacaaagacaagtgcaacagtagcaacaCCGTCATCGTCGAGCGTCACAGTACTTGAGGCGTCATCAGCTTCAGCGTCGGTATTAGAAAATGCATTGACCATTGGCTATCCGGATCCGGACATGTTAGCAGATGTTTTGGGCACCATACAGACAGCCT CTCTCAAAAATAGGCTtggtaacagcaacaacagcaacaacaacaacaacaacaacgacagctgcaaaaaaagtagcaacaaaaatacCGCCAACAGGAATAGTGCaccaacaattttaaatacaaactcTGGCGCATATTTGAATAATCCAAATAAGATAACCATTACGCGACGGAGTTCGAGCAACAAGATCAACGTACAGACTGTGAGCGCTGCAACAAACACAACCATCAGCAGTATAAGCGGCAGTAAGACCAACTACATTAAGAACTGTCTTatacgcagcagcagctgtagcAACACTGCCACCAATGTCACGACGCTGGCGCAGATtatgagcaacagcagcacaagcAGCGCAGCCAGTTTACTTAGTCAAcataacaataatagcaattgtagcaacagcagtaacTTTAGCAACGCCTCCTCAGTGGGCAGCAGCATAAGCGTTGGCAGTGTCAGTAGCAGCACTtccaccaacagcaacagcaacagcaacagcaatagtaatagcaacgacagcagcagtggACACAGCGGACACAGTTCGAGTTTCAAAAGCAACAGTCGAAATGTTCCTGGCATAGTCACAGCTGCAGCATCCACGAACACTACAGCAactggcattggcattgtaACAGTCGACACTGCGCCTCGAAAGAGCCGCCCCAAACTATCTTCGCCGACAAGACACGGACCGCAGCAGTGCCAG ATTTGTAGCAAGATCTTTGGAAATGCCTCGGCACTGGCTAAGCATAAACTGACGCACAGCGACGAGaggaaatatatttgttcGCTCTGCTCGAAGGCATTCAAGCGGCAAGATCACTT AAACGGACACATGATGACGCATCGCAACAAGAAGCCTTACGAATGTAAGGCGGATGGCTGTGGCAAATCATATTGTGATGCACGCTCTCTGCGGCGCCATTCGGAAAATCATCACGGAGGCGTCACAGCGCAAGCCAACAACACGCTttcagcaacatcagcaggcGCAATTTGCAGTGGTCAGATGAGTGGCCAAAttagtagcagcagcagcagttgcagtagcactgccagcagcaacggcaatgCGGTCACCAACTCTTTGAGTCTCTCCCCGGCAACGGCTAGCGGGGATGCCAGCTCACCGGATGGGGCCACGTGCATACGCACTTATATCTCTACTGGCAGCACTGTGGTGGATGCGGCCACAGGAATAGCGTTGTCCGATGAGCAAATCAAGGCTATGAATCTGCCAATTAAAACGGGAGTTACATTGCTTTCGCCAACAACATCAGTCTCCTCCAATGTATCCTCCACCGCATCTTCGTCCGGTTGTTCATcgggcggcagcaacagcaatgtcAGTGTCAACATTAGCAGCAGCGGTAGTGTTAGCGCCAGCGTCAGCGGCAAAACtagcagcaacacaacaacagtcGCGGCCAGTTCACCTACCATTATGCTCAGTGATGGCACCATGCTTGAGGGCGAGGGACTAACACGGGAGCAGCTCGATCTAATTAGCAAGATCATGCAGCAGACAAAGCAAACCAGCGCCCAAGTCACAGTCTCGTCTCCTACCAGTGTCAGCTCCTACAAGATTAATACAGAGACCACCCCGATACAGACTCGACCACGGACTTGGAACATGCAATTG CTCAACAATGCCCAGAATGTGACAGTCACGGTTGAGGATGGCACTGATCTAATTACCACTGCCGGTAGCTCCAGCGCTTGCTCCGGGTCTCCTGAGGACGTCAAGGAGGATGATCTAAACCAACAGATTGTGGCTGCCATTAATCCGCACCTGCTAAACATTGTGAAGATTGACAAGCCAGTTGAATGCAATCTATGTCATCGCAAGTTCAAGAACATACCCGCTCTCAACGGGCACATGCGGTTGCATGGCGGCTACTTTAAGAAGGATCCGGAAACAAAGCGTAGTGAGAAGAAAGATGTCAGTGGACCACCATTACAGACAGCCAGCATTGGGGTGCGTGCTCTCATTGAGGAGAAAATCATCAGCAAGCGGAAGGATATTTCTAAG GGCTCCTTCGTAGTACCTGCCCCACCCAGCAGCTCAAGCAACTGCGGTGGAGGTGGTGgtcttggtgttgttgctggcactGGCGGTGTTTGTGGAGTGGCTATTACCGGCGCAAGCAGTCAGAGCAACAGTTGTCTACGGCGGTCTGTCAGCGACGTGGAAAGCTTCCTAAATGCGAAGAGTAGTACAAACAGCATCAATAATGCAAATTCGAGCACAACGACAGCGGTGCTGCCGGCAGCCACCACAATTAAGAGCAGCAATGGACTAAGTATCCAGCAAATTGATTTGCCTCAGAGCATTGAGATCTTCAGCGGGGGCCAAAGGCAGCCGAAGACTCTCAGCTTGGGCAGCGGTGCCAATACCATTACCATAACCACCAACAATGTGCCTACCACGACCACAATGAGCGCTCTGACGGCTCTGAAGGGCGGCAGTAATCTAAGTGGCGGCGTTGCTAACCACGCGGATCCCAAGGACTCGACGCTGATTGAGTTGCTCAAGCGGGGCACTCGTATTGCAGTGACCTCCAAGAAGACTCAGTTTCAGTCACAAACCAGTACAAATATGCTCCTTAGCAATGTGGCCGGCACGGAGTTGACAACCATTGGTAGTAGTGTTCAAACCGGTCGTCAGATTATTACTAACAAAAATCGTACAGTGATCATACCTTCGGATGTTCACGTTGTATCCACAAAGAGTAAGGTGATTCCGAGCAGCTCCAGTAGTTGTAGTGGCGCCAGTAACTCTACCAAcgtcatcaacagcagcagtaatgCGTGCTCCACAAGTAGCATCTCCTTCTCGGACGGCACGCCGCTCTCCCTGTCGATAGCACCGAACCAAGAGAGCATTACATCTCTGGGCGATTCGAGCAGCATCACAAGCAGGGGAGGTGGTGTCTATACGGTGACATATACCAGCGATGCGGATGCATCGGATCTTTTCGATGATGGCGAGGTGTACAATGTTTCGGATACGGAGATGTTACTGCAAACTGTGGACACCATGGAATTACTGAATGAAGATGAGGACGAtccacaaacaaacacaaacgaaCATTCCGATAACTTTGCCCTGCTGAGTGAGACTACCGACGCCGATCACGCAGGGCATGCCCACCAGCTGGTGAAGTTGGAGCCAGAGACTGGTCAGAGCACACAAGTGAAGCACACCACTCCGCTGCCAACTTTCCAGCAATTCCATTCCAAAGAGCTGATCATGCAGAACAGCTCACAAATCCAAGCTATTGCCAACATGCGGGGCAATAGTGGCACTCTCGGAGTGCTTGCGTCACCCCTGCATTCACCCCTTGCCTATCCGACGCCGCCATCTAGCCATGAAAATGTAGCACAATCCTCTCCATTCATCGAGGATGCCGCAGCCCAGTTTGTGGACGCCACACACAGCTTCTTTGGGGATAAGACAGACTTCTCCCATGTGTATTTCAAAACAGACGAGAGCCAGTCCCTGCATCATGCCGAGCTGAGTGACAACGATAATgagaaaatacttaaattaaaatctgtTCTGGAAGAGAGCAGCTTCGATCCGTCTATCAAGGTGGAAGATCTTTTAAATAACACTGAGGACGATGCCGAATGCGATTTGCACGAGTTTGCCGAGACAAATCTCTCGTTTCTCGACGAGGATCAGGAGTTCCTCAACGATTCGCGTAATGCCACTTCTCCGTTATCCGAGTCATTTTTCACCAGCGGCATTGGTTCTGCAGAGGATGTTAAGCAAGTGCTTCGGGAGGTGCTTCCCGATGAGAATATGCAGTTGCATTtgagcagcgagcagcagGGAGAGAATATCATTGATCTCTACTATTTGCCAGGCTTGGGGCTGCAATCGCAAATGATGCCCAACTCCGATGATCCTTTGCTCTCATCCTCGCCGCGTGAATTCGGCCAACAGCGACAGATAGCTTTTCAAGGTTCATCGTCCACAACAGTTACTGTGCAAGCTGCAGAGCCATTGCAAGCAACAACTATGCTTTACGAGCAAACGCCGTCTgatcatcagcaacaacgccagcagcaagagcaacagcgaCAAGATCAACAGATGGAACAGATTTTGCCACAACAGGCTGTCATTCAATCGGATCAGatgcagtcgcagcagcagccgcagcaacagcaacagcagtcagAATTTATGCTACCCGCTTTCAATCAGGTGGCGTGCCACACAACCTATCTAGATGCTACTCAGCCGACAATACCAATGACGTTGCAGCCATTGAATAGCTTGTTGCAGCCATTGATTTATAGTAACATTTCTGGAGAAAAGCAAGAATTTAATATGCCGCTCAATAGCCGGACAGGGGGACATGAAACAGTCCTCGATGCAAGTCTTCTTTTCGGCTGCGTGGATGGCGATGGTAATAAGCCTGTTAATGCCACAGACACAGTCACAAGCTTACCTGCAGTTGTTCCTAGTTCAGTGAGTGCAGTCTCAGCTGCTGGAAGCATCTCTAATCTGCAGCCATTGTCAAATCAAACAAACTCGATACTGAAAAGACGACTACGCTCCAATGGAGCCCAAGATATGCACAAACTGTCGAAATTTCATACACTCTCGCCGCATCGCTCGAAGCTACGCAAACCCTCTCGCACTCATTATACTCCGGCCCCCATACTAAATCCTGATCGCAAAGGCACCGGACTCTACTGCAATGTACGCAAGCAACTCGGTCAGGgaatatttgataatttcgATGATGACTTTGGTGATCCAGTGGGCTTGGTCGATTTCTCGGACGAGTCCAAGGTAAATCTCGGCTCGACGTACCAAGCACAGATACCTGCTTGGAAACCACCTGAAGAGTTTATGAAGGAGCCATCAACGAGCTGCGGAGCAGACTTGATGTGGGATCCCAACGTACAACTTGACGATAAGATACTTATGCGCTATATCGACCTGAGCAAATCATCGGCAGTCCCTATGGGCAGTCATTCGGAGGAAATGGCTCTGCAAACACTGCTCGATGCCAAAGGCAACTCTGCGGCGGCAGTTCTAACCCTGCTTCAAATGCAGTCCAgtgcatttcaaatgaaatggaCTGCCTTCGAGCTGGAGCAATTTCTCCGTGGTCTTGAGAAGCATGGCAAAGATTTTGCCAAAATCACCAGTGAg CTATGCACCAAGACTTCGGGTGAGTGTGTACAAATGTATTATTTCTGGAAGAAACTTTGTGTGGACTACAAGGTATCGCACCTGAAAATGGAGCCAGTCGTAACTAGCAATCATGCTGTGGAACAGAAACCCTACGTCTGTGAGATTGCCGCCTGCTCTGCG AGCTTTAGCTCGAAAGCGGCTCTGCATGGCCACGTCCGAATACACGCTTATGGTAGaaatgccagcaacagcaacagcaacaacaacaaccacaacaaccacaacagtaACAATCAGCATGCAACGGCAATTAatgccaacaataacaacaataacggcaatagcaacaacaatcatagtacaagcaacagcatcagTATACACAGCAGTAATCCATGCACCACCCAGACCAGCAGTATTATTGcaataacaacgacagcgaTAACAAACACCAATAATGGCATGGCCGTCGTAAGCAAcaatagtaacaacaacaattcattGTTAGCTGGCAGCTCATCCCTAAATTCTACGCTTTTGCTAACGGCAGCACCAAAAACATTGCCAGCAACGAAAgattgcagcaacagcaacaacagcagcaacggcaacggcaccTCGAATATTGCCAAGGATAGCGAATTCCCCTGCAAGGTGTGCGGCAA GGTCTTCAATAAGGTTAAGAGTCGCAGCGCCCATATGAAAACTCACCGAGTGCAGGAAGCGGAACACTCAACCAATTCGAAACAGCAATCGCCCTCCAATGGAAATCTTCCTGCGATTATCGCTGTCTCTGCGGCATCCTCATCAGTATTGGTAATGGCCTCAACATCATCATAG